The genomic segment CTTGCAGGTATTCGGGCATGGGACGTTTTTCATCTTCACCGAGGGTGCCTTTCATTTTTTTGCCATGCCACTCGCCCAAGATGCCGCGGAACTGGGTGTAGGTCTGGTGCGGGTAATCGGGACGGATTTCCACCTCAGCCAGGCGTTTTTTCATGGCCGTCTCGGCGGCCTTTTGCAGGTCCTTGTCAATGCTGGTGTAGATCTGGAAACCGCCGATGGAGGCGCGCTCTTCACCGACCAGGGCGACGACTTCCTGCCGCACTTCGTCAAACACGTAGCTTAGCCTGGGATCACTGCTCTGCGGCGTGGTGACCATCGGCTTCAGCTTCAGGCGCTCGGCATCGTCGCGTTCCAGGCTGCCTTCGAGGACCATACGCTCCAGCACGTAATTGCGCTCCTTGATGGCGCGCTCAGGGTGGCGGATGGGTTCAATGTTGTTCGGGCTTTTGATCAGACCAGCGATGGTGGCGCATTCTTCGATGGTGAGGTCTTTGGCGTCCTTGCCGAAGTAGCCCTGGGCGGCGGCCTGGATGCCGTAGAAGTTTTTGCCGAAGAAGATGCGGTTCAGGTAGAGCTCGAGGATCTCGCTTTTGGTGAATTTGCGCTCAATCCGCTGGGCCACAAAGGCCTCCATGATCTTGCGTTTGTAGCTCTTTTCCATCAGACCGAAAGTCTGGCGAGCAAGCTGCTGGGTGATGGTGCTGGCGCCTTGGGTTGTGCGCCCTGCTTTCACGTTTTCGATCACGGCGCGGGTCAAGCCGATGTAGTCCACTCCGTCATGCTGGAAGAAACGGCTGTCTTCCTGGGCTGTCAGCGCATCGATGAAATGTTGGGGCACTTCCTTGATCGGGACAGGGGTGCGGTTGAGCACGTAAATGCGGGACAGTTCCTCGCCATTGCGGTCATAGATGATGCTGGCCGCCTCCAGTTTGCGGATTTCTTCCAGGTCATACTGCTCCGCTTTTTCCCGCAGGGGAGCCACCACGACGGCATAGATGCCCAGGGCCGTCACACCCGCGAGAATGAAGAGCGCCATCAGGGCACTGAACCAGACACGCCGGTAGAAGGGGAGTTTCAGGCCGGACTCGCCGCGCCAGTTCGTCTGGGGTTTAGGTTCCAAATCTTTGCCGAACATGAGGAGATGCCCTTGATTGCAAGGGGTGGTAATCTAATGGCAGTGACGCCACCCCGCCACTTGTTTCCCAATGACCCCTCTGACGAGCATTTTGCATGACACCCTGGCCACCTCGCCCCAGGCGAGGCTGACCTTTGCAGACGTCATGCAGGCAGCCCTTTACCACCCTGAGCACGGGTATTATGGCCCGGGCCCTCGGCGTATTGGCCGCAGCGGTGACTTTTACACGGCTGTCTCCGTGGGCTCGCTTTATGGTCGGTTACTTGGCAATCTGGCGCGGCAGGTGCAGGCGGAACTGGGAAACCCGACCGGATTTGCCGTCATCGAACAGGCCGCGCACGATGGGCAACTGGCCGAGGATGTGTTGTCCGCTACCGATTTCCCCTACTGGATCGTCGAGCCGAATCCACGCTATGAAGCGGTGCAGCGGCAGCGGCTCGCGTCTTTTGGCGAGCGGGTTCGCTGGGTCCCTTCACTGGCCGCTTTGCCCCCGATTCCGGCCCTGTTCATCTGCAATGAACTGCCGGACGCCATGCCCGTCCATCTTGTCCAGTGGGAGGGCACGGCGTGGCGGGAGCTCTGGGTGCAGTCGGCAGGGGAGGCGCTGGAGTTTGTTCCCGGGCCACTTTCATCGGAGGCGCTGGCGGCGGAAGTCGCTCGCCTGCCGCAGGACCTGCCTGCGGGCTACACCACCGAGGTGAATCTAGCGGCGCTGAACTGGATGCAGGAGCTAGGGGAAGCGCCGTTTCACGGGGCGGTTTACATCGCCGACTATGGTTTTGACGACCTGGAACTGTATGCCCCAGAGCGCACAACGGGCACCTTGCGGCGTTACCAAAAGCACCAGACGGATGACCGGGTGCTGGAAGATTTGGGCGAGTGTGATCTCACCACGCATGTCAATTTCACCCGCCTGACCAAAGTCGCCGAATCCGCCGGGATGAACCTCCGGGCCTACGAGCTGCAAGGCCGCTTTCTGGGCAAGCTGGGCCTGCCCGTGCTGGCCGCGCTGGAGGGCCGTGTGGATGCCTCCACGCAGGCCCTTTTGCGGCAGTATCACTCCCTCACGCACCCGGCTTTCATGGGGCGCTCGTTTCGGATCTTAAGCCTGAGTAAGGGGTCTAGGGCTTGAGGCGGATGGGGGACGTGTTTTGGACTCCGTTGGCTGGAGCCCCATCCGCTCTAGTGACCAAAGCTTCCAAAAGCCCATTCCTCGGAAGTGAATATTACAAGCCTTTGACCTGGGTCTTCACGCGTAGCAGGAACATGTCTGCCGTGACGTACATGACGTCTTTCTCCGGGCCGCCCCAGGCGCAGTTGCCGGTGTTTTGACCGGTGAGGATGGTGCCGAGGTGTTTGCCTTCAGGGTTGATGATCAGCACGCCGCCGGGGCCGGTGGTCCAGATATTGCCCAGGGTATCCACTTTCATGCCATCGCAGCCGCCTTTGCGCTCAGCGGACTTCAGCGGCTGGGCGTGGAAGAACAGACGACCGTTTTTCACGCTGCCATCGGCCTGGAGATCATAGGCCATGACGCGGGTGTCATCCTTGTCGGAAACGGCGATGTAGAGGGTCTTTTCATCGGAGCTGAGGGCGATGCCATTGGGCCAGAGGATGTCCTGGATGATGAGGCTGACTTTGCCATCTGTGTCCAGGCGGTAGATGCCGTGATAGGGGGCGTCCTGCGGGGTGCCTTTCTTCATGCCGTAGGGTGGGTCCGTGAAGAAAAGGCTGCCGCTTTTGGCGATGACGAGGTCATTGGGGCTGTTGAAGCGTTTGCCTTCAAACTTGTCGGCCAGGGAGGTGAAGCTGCCGTCTTTTTCCAGCCGAGCGATGCGGCGCTCGCCATGCTGACAGAGAATGAGGCTGCCCTTGGCATCTACTGCCAGGCCGTTGGAGCCCTGGCCATCGCCGCTGAGGCTGCCGCTGGGTTTGAGGACGGTGGTGGCGCTGGCATCGCCTTCTTTCCAGCCGAAGACGGTGTTTTCGGGTACATCGGAAAAGAGGATCTGACCGTCCTTCCACACGGGGCCTTCGGACCAGTTGAAGCCGGTGGCCAGGATCTCGATCTTCGCGTCTGGGGCGATGAGTTTATCTAGGGCGGGGTCCAGCCGTTCAATGCCGCCTTTGAACTCGGGCACCGGTTCGGCAGCGAAGGCAGCAGTCAGGCTCAGCAAGGGAAGCAGGAGGCATTTTTTCATGGAAAGCGAAATTCTAGGGGGTCACGCGCCGAGAGGGCAAGCGTTCAGTTGTTCGCACAAATCGTCGTTGGCCCATCGTTGATAGCTCATGCGCTTCCTTGCCTGCTGCCTGTGCCTCACGGTCTCCCTTCACGCTGCTCCGGACCTGATTTTGCATCATGGCCGCGTCATCACCGTGGATGAAAAGTTCAGTTATGCCGAAGCGGTGGCAGTGGAGGCAGGGCGCATCGTCGCGGTGGGCAGCAATGACGAGGTGCTGGCGCTGAAGGCTGAAACGACGCAGCTCCTGGATCTCGGTGGCAAGACCTTGCTGCCCGGCCTCATGGATTCGCATGTGCATGCGGCCGCCGCGATGACGGAGTTTGACCATGAGATTCCCACCATGGAAACCATCGCCGAGGTGCTGGTCTACATCCGCACACGGGTGGCGGCCTCCAAGCCGGGCGACCTCATCGGCCTGCGGCAGATTTTCATCACGCGGCTGGAAGAGCGCCGTTACCCGACCCGGGCCGAACTGGACCAAGTGGCTCCTGAAAATCCGGTGGTCTTTTCCACCGGGCCCGATGCCATGTGCAACAGCTTGGCTCTGAAGCTGGGAAAGATTGACCGTGACTTCAAGTTGCCAGAAGGCCATCCCGGCAAGGTTGAAAAGGATGACGCAGGCCAACCCACCGGCCTGCTGCGTGGCTTTGCTCCAACGATCAAAGCTCCACGCAAAGAGAAGTCCCCCACTGCCGAGGACACCTACCGGCGCACCTTGGAGTTGTTTCGCGACTACGCCTCGGTCGGCCTAACCACGATTGCGGACAGAAACTCCAGCGCCAGCCTGCTTTCGCTTTATCAAAAGATGCGGGATCAAAAAGAACTGCCGGTGCGGGTGCGAGTCTCCATGGGGCTGAATGCCATGAGCCTCTGGCCGGCGATGGAGAAGTCCATGGAGGAGATCATCCAGCATCCGCTGACGAAGCCGGATGCGGAGTTGCAAATCATCGGCACAAAGGTGTTTCTCGATGGAGGTATGCTGACGGGCAGCTCCTTCATGAGCAAACCCTGGGGCGTGAGCGAGGCCTATGGCATCAGCGACCCCACGTATCGAGGTGAGCAAAAGATCCCGGCGGACCGTCTGCGCCAGATGGTGGCGAAGATCACCGGGGCGGGGCTGCAGTTCACCGCGCACTCCGTGGGGGATGCGGCGGTGGCCACGCTGCTGGGGGTTTATGAGGACGTGGATCGTGAAGGGTCCATCCGCGCCAGCCGCAGCAGCGTCACGCATTGCAACTTCATGCAGCCGGAGTCCATCGCCCGCGCGGCGAAACTGGGCGTGTGTGTGGACCTGCAACCCATCTGGCTGCACATGGATGGCCGCACCTTGACCGGCCACTTTGGCGAGGAGCGCATGAAGCTGTTTCAGCCCCTGCGCGCCTGCTTTGATCAAAACGTCATCGTCGGCGGTGGCAGTGACCACATGCAGAAAATCGGCTCCTTTCGCAGTGTGAACCCCTACAATCCCTGGCTGGGCATGTGGACGGCGGTCACCCGCCAGGCACGCAAGTTGGACCGCCCGGTGCACCTCGAAAACGCCCTTACCCGGGAAGAGGCGCTGCGCCTTTACACGACCAACAATGCCTACCTGCTGAAACTGGAGAAGGAGACCGGCTCCATCAAAGAGGGCAGGCTGGCAGACCTGATCCTGGTGGATCGAGATCCGCTCACCTGCCCCATTGAAGACCTCCCGCAGACCGTCGTTTTGAAAACTTGGTTAGGCGGGAAGGTGGTGTTTGAGAAGTAAGACCGGAAGTGCCTGAGCTTATTCCTTCGGCTTCGTCGTCATCGGGAAGTCGTCTGTGCGGAAGGGGGTCACGGGCAGACCTTCGATGCTGAGGAGGTTGCACACGGGGTTGTTGGCCCAGGCATAACGGACGGCCACAGGCTTGGCCACTTCGGTAGCGGTGACTTCCACTTTGTCGCGGCCCACGATCTTGGCGGTGGCCCAGACCCATTTCTTGTCTTCACCGCAGATGGCAAAACCCTTGACCTCGCTCACGTCCACGGTGCGCAGGGTGGAGCCGAAGGTGTCCAGGGTGACGGTGGCTTTGTTGCCTTCGATGGCCACGGATTTGTACTCAGGGCTGCGATAGGGGAGCTTGAAGCCGTAGTCTTTCACCAGGGCAAGGCGAGCGAGACGTTCTGCCACGTCGCGCTTGTTTTTCGGGTGGATGTCGTTGGCTTCGCCGAGATCAATGATGACGGCCTGACCGCCATTCTTGATGGCGTTCTGGGTCTTGGTCTGGCTTTCGCGCAGCTCGGCCCAGGCGCTGTCGCCAGGGGTGGGGACTTCAGCCATGAAGTCAGCCAACTGCACCCAGTAGAAGGGGAAATCGCCCTGCTTCCACTCTTTGCGCCAATGCTCGATCATGAACGGGAAGAGGGAACCGTATTCATAAGCGCGTCCTGAATTGGACTCGCCCTGATACCAGATGGCCCCTTTGATGCCGTAACCGATGGTGGGCAGCAGTACACCGTTGTAGATGTTTCCAGGGCGGGCATTGCCCGTCAGCCAGCTTTGAGGAGAACTGGGCTGGCGAGGGATGGGCTGGCCAGCTTTTTTGGCTTCGTCCGCCTGGGTCTTCCACTTGGCCAGAGCCACTTCGTAGTCCTTTTTGGCTTTCTCAGAGTTCATGGCGGCTTCCGTTTTCACGGTGTTTTCCATGAGGCCTTTGAAGCGAGCATCTTTCTCCAACTCGTCACGACGCACCCAAGCTTCGGCAGCACTGCCGCCCCAGGCGTTGTTGATCAGGCCCACGGGCACATCCAGCATGCGATGCAGAACGCGGCCGTAGAAATAACCGACGGCGCTGAAAGGGCCAACGGTCTGCGGTGAGCATTCCACCCACTGACCTTTAAAATCCTGCTGCGGCTCCTGCGTGCCCACCTGGGGCACGGAGATGAGGCGGATATTTGGATACTTCGCCGTAGCGATTTCCAGATCCGCATCCCACGAGGCATTCACACTCCACTGCATGTTGGACTGTCCGGAGCAGATCCACACCTCACCGACGAGCACGTTCTTCAGCTCTTTGGTATTGGTGCCTTTGATGCCGATGGTGGCTGGCTGCGCATTGGCAGGCACGGCATCCAGCTTCACGGTCCATTTGCCATCCGCGCCTGCTTTGGCGGTTTTGGTCTGGCCTGCAAAGGTCACCGTCACCTCCGTGCCGGGCGTGTCCCAGCCCCAGATTGGGTTGGCCTGCTTTTGCTGCAGGACCATGTTATCGCCAATGATGGCGGGCAGTTTGATTTCCGCCCTGGCCGAAAAGGCGAGGGCAGTGAGGAGTGAGGTGAGTGCGAGTGTGCGCATGGATGGGTAAGAGAGCGGGGTAGTACGTCATCTCAAAGATGAACCCTTCGTAGATCCGAAAATAATGCAGGTCTCATCGTGTCTTAAATGATGTCAAATTGACATCGATTTAAGGCGATGTAATATTAACATCATGACACGCACTCAAATTCAGCTCCCGGATGAGCTCTACCAACGAGCCAAAGCTCTGGCAGAGCAGAAAGAGCTTTCTCTGGCAGAGATTGCGAGGCGTGGAATTGAACTGTTTTTAGCTCGATTCCCACAGCCGACACCCGAACCTCAAAAATGGGTTTTGCCGCAGGTGTCTGCGGGGCGCTCTTTGGTTCCGCTGGATCAATTAAGAGACATTTCCAGTGAGGAAGAATCCATGCGGGGCCTCACTCAGCCATGATAGCTCTCGACACGAACATTTTGCTGCCCGCTGTCAATGCAGACCATCCAGATCATGCGCGGGCGGTTTTGTTTGTGAACGGTTTGCTGGATAGTGATGAAGTGGCTATTTCGGAATTCGTTTTAGTCGAACTCTACGGATTGCTGCGAAATCCAGTGGTGCTTTCCAATCCGCTGAACGCTCCGGAAGCAGCGGCTGTTTGTGAGGCTTTTCGTTGTCACCCTCGATGGCAGACTTTGGGTTTTCCCCCGGACAGCAAGATGTTTCACGACCTGTATTGGCCACATCTCCGCGTAAAAAATTTTGCGCGACGGAGAGCTTTTGACCTCCGAATTGCGCTGTCGCTCACGCTTCAAGGCGTCACAGAGTTTGCCACCGCGAATCTGAAGGACTTCGAAGGAATGGGTTTTAAGCGTGTCTGGAATCCACTCCAGGGATAACCGCTGACGCCAAAAAACTACTCCACTCGCTTCGCGCGTGGCTCGCGGGCCACGGTGTCTACGGCACCCGCGCTGGTGACGAAGGGGCCATCGGCCATGGGGGCGATGTTGGTGAAGCCGACTTCGGGCATGTCGCTGGGTTTGCCGGCAAGGGGGAAGTCTTTGCGCAGTGGGAAGTAAGGGTAACCTTCCCACATGAGGATCCGGCGCAGATCGGGGTGACCGGCGAATTTGATGCCCATCATGTCCCAGACTTCACGCTCATGCCAGTCGGCCGTGGGCCAGATATCGCTGACGGTGGCGGGCTCCTCTTCATCGGGGATCTGCGCCTTGATGCGCAGGTGCTGGTGATGGCCGTAGCCATACACTTCATAGACCATTTCAAAACGCGGCTCCTGGCCCATATGGTCCAGGCTGGAGATGTCCACCAGGTAGTCGAAATTCAGTTCATCGCGGCAGTATTTGAGCAGCGGCTTGGCACTGGCCAGGGAGACTTGCACGGTGTGCTCGCCCCGGAATTCGGTGGTGCTGAGGACGGCATCGCCGAATTTTTCCTTCAGAGCGGTGACCATTTGCGCGGCGTTCATGATGCGATTCGTGGCGGCTTGTTGACCTTTTGACGATTTTTGACCGGGCTAATTAAGACAACTCGTTGATGAGTTCCTGTTTCTGCTCGGAGATGGAGTGCTCGCCTTCGATTTTGCGCTGCAGGCGCATCAGGCCTTCCATGAGAGCTTCCGGGCGGGGAGGACAGCCGGAAATGTAAACGTCCACAGGGATGAGGTGATCAATGCCCTGAAGCACGGCGTAGCTGCGATACATGCCACCGCTGGAGGCGCAGGCACCCATGGCGATGCACCACTTGGGCTCGGGCATCTGGTCCCAGACACGCTTCACGGCCAGCGCCATTTTGTAAGTCACCGTGCCGGCGACGATCATCACATCCGCCTGCCTTGGGGAAAAGCGCATCACCTCCATGCCGAAACGGCTGAGGTCATACCGGCTGCAAGCGGAGGCCATCATCTCGATAGCGCAGCAGGCCAGACCCATGGGCATGGGCCAGAGGGAATTCTTGCGCATCCAGTTGACCGCAGAATCCAGCTTCGTGACGACGACATTGCCCTCGATCTTGGAATCGTAAGAGGCTTCGGTTTCAGCAGGGGCGACCATGGCTTGGGAAAAAGGGGTTAACGGTGGAAGAAATACGCCCCGGCTCCCCCCCCGGCAACCCGTTTGTGAAAGTTTTCACAAGCTTCGCCTCGCCTGGAATCCGGGCTTAAAACGTCTTCAGGCCGGGAGGAGTGGCCGAAGCCCCTCCATACGAGGGTGCCATCGGTGCGGAAGATGGCGCAGGCTGCTGCACCTGATAGCTAGGGACAGAATAGGCTGGTGGGGTGGATTTAGGGGTGTAACCGCCGTAGGCCGGCTGCGGTGAATAAGCTGGAGGTGTGGCGGCGGGCTGGGGGGAATAAGCGGGCTGCCGGGCATAGCCCCCATACTGAGGTTGGGCAGGGGCTCCGTAGTTTCCACGGGCAACGGATTTAGCCGTCACCTCCACCTGGCCCATCTGCATGTAGGGAATGCCGATGTGCTGGGCTGCAGCGCTGGAGAGATTGATCACGCGGCCCTGGTAATAGGGGAAGCGGTCATTGACGGTGACATTCACCGTGCGGCCATTGAGCATGTTTTTGACCGTCACGACCGTGCCAAAGGGCAGGGTGGTGTGGGCAGCGGTGTAGGCCTGGGGATAATAGATCTCCCCCGAAGAGGTAGGCCGCCCTGTGTATTGGTCCGCGACATAGGAGGCCCATCCTTGCTCCCGGTGGGCAGGTGGACGAGAGGCGCAACTGACCAGGGCCAGCATGGAGAGACAGAGAAACCAGCGACAAAACATGCAGGCATGGTTTTTACACACAGAAGTGCCCTTCGTCACTCTTAGAAATTAAGAAAGCTTCGACAATGGGGGCTAGGAGGATGCGGGAGATAGGCTGTCAGCCATGGCCCACTCCGTGTGGGAGATGAAGGCACCTTCCTTTAAAAAACGCTCCACAGCCCGCAGCACCCGCGGCCGCCACATCATGAATGTGTGGTCTGCCTGTGTGACCATGAAATCGGCCTGCCCCGCCACCCAACCTCCTGCGACGGTGACGATGCCATCGGACTCGGGGCCTAA from the Prosthecobacter algae genome contains:
- a CDS encoding amidohydrolase, with protein sequence MRFLACCLCLTVSLHAAPDLILHHGRVITVDEKFSYAEAVAVEAGRIVAVGSNDEVLALKAETTQLLDLGGKTLLPGLMDSHVHAAAAMTEFDHEIPTMETIAEVLVYIRTRVAASKPGDLIGLRQIFITRLEERRYPTRAELDQVAPENPVVFSTGPDAMCNSLALKLGKIDRDFKLPEGHPGKVEKDDAGQPTGLLRGFAPTIKAPRKEKSPTAEDTYRRTLELFRDYASVGLTTIADRNSSASLLSLYQKMRDQKELPVRVRVSMGLNAMSLWPAMEKSMEEIIQHPLTKPDAELQIIGTKVFLDGGMLTGSSFMSKPWGVSEAYGISDPTYRGEQKIPADRLRQMVAKITGAGLQFTAHSVGDAAVATLLGVYEDVDREGSIRASRSSVTHCNFMQPESIARAAKLGVCVDLQPIWLHMDGRTLTGHFGEERMKLFQPLRACFDQNVIVGGGSDHMQKIGSFRSVNPYNPWLGMWTAVTRQARKLDRPVHLENALTREEALRLYTTNNAYLLKLEKETGSIKEGRLADLILVDRDPLTCPIEDLPQTVVLKTWLGGKVVFEK
- the nuoB gene encoding NADH-quinone oxidoreductase subunit NuoB; protein product: MVAPAETEASYDSKIEGNVVVTKLDSAVNWMRKNSLWPMPMGLACCAIEMMASACSRYDLSRFGMEVMRFSPRQADVMIVAGTVTYKMALAVKRVWDQMPEPKWCIAMGACASSGGMYRSYAVLQGIDHLIPVDVYISGCPPRPEALMEGLMRLQRKIEGEHSISEQKQELINELS
- a CDS encoding septal ring lytic transglycosylase RlpA family protein, encoding MFCRWFLCLSMLALVSCASRPPAHREQGWASYVADQYTGRPTSSGEIYYPQAYTAAHTTLPFGTVVTVKNMLNGRTVNVTVNDRFPYYQGRVINLSSAAAQHIGIPYMQMGQVEVTAKSVARGNYGAPAQPQYGGYARQPAYSPQPAATPPAYSPQPAYGGYTPKSTPPAYSVPSYQVQQPAPSSAPMAPSYGGASATPPGLKTF
- a CDS encoding TA system VapC family ribonuclease toxin codes for the protein MIALDTNILLPAVNADHPDHARAVLFVNGLLDSDEVAISEFVLVELYGLLRNPVVLSNPLNAPEAAAVCEAFRCHPRWQTLGFPPDSKMFHDLYWPHLRVKNFARRRAFDLRIALSLTLQGVTEFATANLKDFEGMGFKRVWNPLQG
- a CDS encoding SMP-30/gluconolactonase/LRE family protein; amino-acid sequence: MKKCLLLPLLSLTAAFAAEPVPEFKGGIERLDPALDKLIAPDAKIEILATGFNWSEGPVWKDGQILFSDVPENTVFGWKEGDASATTVLKPSGSLSGDGQGSNGLAVDAKGSLILCQHGERRIARLEKDGSFTSLADKFEGKRFNSPNDLVIAKSGSLFFTDPPYGMKKGTPQDAPYHGIYRLDTDGKVSLIIQDILWPNGIALSSDEKTLYIAVSDKDDTRVMAYDLQADGSVKNGRLFFHAQPLKSAERKGGCDGMKVDTLGNIWTTGPGGVLIINPEGKHLGTILTGQNTGNCAWGGPEKDVMYVTADMFLLRVKTQVKGL
- a CDS encoding class I SAM-dependent methyltransferase gives rise to the protein MTPLTSILHDTLATSPQARLTFADVMQAALYHPEHGYYGPGPRRIGRSGDFYTAVSVGSLYGRLLGNLARQVQAELGNPTGFAVIEQAAHDGQLAEDVLSATDFPYWIVEPNPRYEAVQRQRLASFGERVRWVPSLAALPPIPALFICNELPDAMPVHLVQWEGTAWRELWVQSAGEALEFVPGPLSSEALAAEVARLPQDLPAGYTTEVNLAALNWMQELGEAPFHGAVYIADYGFDDLELYAPERTTGTLRRYQKHQTDDRVLEDLGECDLTTHVNFTRLTKVAESAGMNLRAYELQGRFLGKLGLPVLAALEGRVDASTQALLRQYHSLTHPAFMGRSFRILSLSKGSRA
- a CDS encoding NADH-quinone oxidoreductase subunit C, whose amino-acid sequence is MNAAQMVTALKEKFGDAVLSTTEFRGEHTVQVSLASAKPLLKYCRDELNFDYLVDISSLDHMGQEPRFEMVYEVYGYGHHQHLRIKAQIPDEEEPATVSDIWPTADWHEREVWDMMGIKFAGHPDLRRILMWEGYPYFPLRKDFPLAGKPSDMPEVGFTNIAPMADGPFVTSAGAVDTVAREPRAKRVE
- a CDS encoding sialate O-acetylesterase, which codes for MRTLALTSLLTALAFSARAEIKLPAIIGDNMVLQQKQANPIWGWDTPGTEVTVTFAGQTKTAKAGADGKWTVKLDAVPANAQPATIGIKGTNTKELKNVLVGEVWICSGQSNMQWSVNASWDADLEIATAKYPNIRLISVPQVGTQEPQQDFKGQWVECSPQTVGPFSAVGYFYGRVLHRMLDVPVGLINNAWGGSAAEAWVRRDELEKDARFKGLMENTVKTEAAMNSEKAKKDYEVALAKWKTQADEAKKAGQPIPRQPSSPQSWLTGNARPGNIYNGVLLPTIGYGIKGAIWYQGESNSGRAYEYGSLFPFMIEHWRKEWKQGDFPFYWVQLADFMAEVPTPGDSAWAELRESQTKTQNAIKNGGQAVIIDLGEANDIHPKNKRDVAERLARLALVKDYGFKLPYRSPEYKSVAIEGNKATVTLDTFGSTLRTVDVSEVKGFAICGEDKKWVWATAKIVGRDKVEVTATEVAKPVAVRYAWANNPVCNLLSIEGLPVTPFRTDDFPMTTKPKE